One Archangium violaceum genomic window, GGGCCGCCGGGCCTTCTCCTGGGCCGCGTAGCAGGCGTTGTCCAACAGGTTGAGGATGACGCGGCGGAGGTCCTCGGGCACCAGGCGGAGTTGTGGCACGGCCTCGTCGAAGGATATGTCGACGGTCACGTGACGTGGGGGATTCCGGGCGCGCAGCCCCTGCTGAACGAGCCGGAGGGTCTCCTCCACCAGTTGATTGATGGAGGTGGGCTGCGGCTCTCCCCGGTTGTTGCGCGCGTGCCGCAGCATCCCATTGATGATGCCGCTGGCACGTTGCTCGTGTTCGCTCACCTTGGAGATGTTCTGCTTCAGCTCGTTCATCAGGGCGTCGAGCTCCTCCCGCTTCGAGGTGGCCCGGGCGCGGTTCACCGCTTCGCTCAGCTCGGGCAACAGCTCGAGCGACAGCTCGGAGAAGTTCTTCACGAAGTTCAGGGGATTCTTCAGCTCGTGGGCGATGCCGGCGGTGAGCGAGCCCAGGGAGGCGAGCTTCTCCTGGGTGATGATCTGCGCCTGCATGGCCTTGAGGCTCTCCAGTGCGCGCTGGAGCTCGGCGTTCTTTTGGTGCAACTGCTCCGTGCGCTCCTGGACGCGGTGCTCCAGCGTGCGGTTGGACTCCGCGAGCTTGCGGTAGAGCCCGGCGTTCTCCAGGGAGATGGCCGCCTGGGCCGAGAGCATTCCGAGGACCCGGAGGCGGTTGGAGTTGAAGGCGCCCGCGATGAGGTTGTTCTCCAGGTAGAAGAGGCCGAGGACCTGCCTGCGGTGGAGGATGGGGGCGCAGAGCACCGAGCGGACGTTGCGCCGTGCGATGTAGGGCTCGTCACGGTAGGGCTCCTGGGCGGAGGCATCGTCGATGAGGAGGGGGCTGCCGGTCTGCAGGACGAACGCGGCGACGGTCTGGCAGAGCGCGTCGCTGTGAGCCAGGCGCTGCGCGGAATCGAGGGGCCCGCTACCGCTGCCCACCTCGCCCGTGGCCTCGACGAAGAAGTCGTCCTCCCGCTGGAGCACCAGCACGCCGCGCTGGGCACCCGTGCTCTTCATGAGGATGTCGATGAGGTTGGCGGCGAGCTGTGGGAAGTGCAGCTCGCTGGAGATGGTCTGCGAGGCCTTCATCACCGAGGACACGTCGAGCGCCTCGTTGAGCGACTCGGTGCTGGACAGGTCGGGGCCGGACTGGAACTCCGGGTACTCACCTCCCAGGGGCCGTGCCGCCGGGGAGCCGGCTCGCTGGAGCTTGTGCTCCCAGGCCCCGAGCGTGCCGGTATAGGTTTGCAGCAGGTGGGACTGCTCGGCCACCAGGAGATGGACCTTGCCCGCGGCTCCCCATCGCTCGTAGGCGTTGAGGGACTCGACCAGGTAGGCGGCGGCCAGCGGAAGGCGGCTCAGGTCCGCCTGGAAGCGGAATGCCTGTTCACAGGCGATGGCCTCCACGCTGGTGAAACCGCTGGCGCGGGCCGCGGCGATGGCTTGCTCGTATAGGGTATGCGCCTCGATGTGCTGTCCCGTCACCCGGGCGAGCTCCGCGCGGACCAGCAGATGGTAGGGCGAGAAGTTCTCCGGCGCGCGGTGGGCGCACTTCTCCAGGTACGCGCGCTGTTGCTCCATGACCGCGAGCAGCTCCTGCTTCCGGCTCTCGCTGGCACCCGGGTACACCGAGGCCGCGCTCAGCGCGTGATAGAAGGCGTGTGTGGTCAGCAGGAAGACCCCGGGAGCGGCACGCATCAGCGGGGTCCCCTCCTCCGCCAGTGTCATCGCCTGGGATGGCTGGCGGAGCAGGTAGTGCTGCTCGAGCAGCACCATCGCTACGAATGCCTTGGCCGCTGGCCACTGGAGGTGGGAGAGCTGGATGGCCTGCTGTGGCACGTCCTGGGCTCCGGTCAGCAGCAGCAATGTCTGCCGGAACGCCCAGTGCATGTAGTGGTTGTCAGGGTCTTTCTGGGTGCTCAGCGAGTTGATGAACTTCTGGTTCTCTGCCAGGAGTTCCAGGAGCGGATCTCCCAGGGCGAGGCGCCGCCAAGACAACAAGGTGAAGCAATCTCCTGCATACTTCCAGTCCCCACTCTCCAGGAGGATTTTGTAGGCCTCGGCGAGTTGGGAGATGCCAACGCGCGCGCTTTGCGTCCAGTGATCGATGAAGCCCGCTTGGATGCAGAGAGTGCGGGCGTACTGCATTGGATCCTTGAACTGTGTAGCGAGCTCGACGCCGAGCAGGCCAACCCGCCTGCCGACGACAGGGTCGTCGAGAAGCGTCGAAACGACGAAGCCAAAGGAGGTGTAGCCATAGGGCAAGAACCGGTTGTTACCGTGCTCCAGGCTCAGTCTGATCTGTTGGAGTGTCAGGAGAACGAGGAGCTTCTGGGATGCGTAATAGGCGGAGATCGCGATGGTGCCCATCAGTTCGGAGGCAAGCTGCGCCGAGGGATCGCTCATCCGGGGCAGGGCGAGCAGCTCCGCGGTGTCGCGGCGCGCCAGTGCTTCCTTCACTGTGCGCAGCTCCCTGACGAGCGTGGCGTCGTCAGGTGTGGTCGGGATATCGATGCCGAGCAGACGCAGGCCCTCGAGAGCATACTCCAGCGACTCGGCATGCCGGTCGCCGAGGGTGCTCAGGGTGGCTTGTAGGCAGAGGACATTGGCTCGCTGGAGCGGGGTTCGCACCTGGGCGAGCAGTGTGGCGAAGCCGGAAGTCGCCGCGTCGATGTCGCCAGCGAGATAGTGGGATTCCGCGAGCTCCTTCTGGAGTGCGAAGGTCCGCTCGTGCTCCCGTTCCCGGGCCGCTGGAGGGATGAGCACGCCGCCCGTTCGGAAGAGCTCACAGGCGGTGCGGTACGAGCCCGAGCTCTTCGCCCGGCGTCCCGCTGCCAGGTAGAGGTCGGCCAGTTCCAGCCGCAGCGAGTCCGAAGTGATGCGCTCCGGCGCGTGGCCCAGGTGCGGCAGGATGGCGAACATCCGCTCGTCGAGCGTCTTCGTGGCGCGGGCATCCTCGTACAAGCGCAAGCCCACCTCCAGATGCCACGCCGCGCGCTCGTTTTCGGGAATGAGCGAATAGGCGGCCTGCCGGATCCGGTCGTGCTGGAAGCGGAAGGGGACATCCAGGTCCGTTGATTCCACCGCGCCGCCTTGAGGATCGAGCAGCACGTAGTCCTTGCCGAGCGGGAGCACGAATCTGTGCTCGATGGCGGTCCAGAGAATACGCGCCGTCTCCCCGGCCGTGGTTCCGTGGGCCACCCTGAGATCGCGGAAGCCAAACGTCATGCCCAGGCATGCCGCGAGCCGGAGCAGTGCGCGGGTCTCCGGAGGCAGCCGATAGCTCTCGGTTGCCCTCAGCGCGGCCATGTCGTCGGGGATCTCCTGGGCCTCCAGGTGGGCGAGATCCCACTCCCACTGGTGGCTCCGCATGTCGAAGCGGAGCAGGCCCTGCTCGTACAGGAAGCGGAGGAAGAGCTTGATGGAGAAGGGGTTGCCGCCCGTTCTCGAGTGGATGAGGCGGGCGAGGTCCAGCTCGCGTCCGGCTTCCGCGGCGATGGCCTCGTGCACCATCCGGGCGACTTCCTCGATGTTGAGTGGCGCCAGGTGGAGATGCTCCCAAGTGATGCCGGTGGCACGCAGTTCGTCGAGCGCGAGCGTGAGGGGATGCGTCGTGGAGACCTCCGCATCGCGGTAGGCGCCGACGAGCAGCAGGTGCCAGGTGGAGGGATCCCTGGCAAGTGTCTGCAGCAGGGTGAGCGTGGCGCTGTCGGTCCATTGCAGGTCATCCAGGAAGAGGGCGAGCGGGCGTTCGGGAGTCGCGAAGGCCTGGAGTGTCCTCGCGAGCACCATGTTGAGGCGGTTCCTGGATTCGGAGGCGGGGAGGGGGGCGGGCGGAGGTCGGTCGCCCACCAGCGCGCGGATTTCGGGGACGGCCTCGACGAGGACGGCGGCGTTCGCCCCGAGTACCTCCTGGAGGCGCTCACGCGCGAGGGC contains:
- a CDS encoding trifunctional serine/threonine-protein kinase/ATP-binding protein/sensor histidine kinase; translated protein: MAHRAGYTLHQQLHASHRSTLFRATRLSDQCPVILKLTTSDYLDRRRTLELRREYAVARRVEGEGIVRVLGLEEFPDRAALVLEDFGGISLRQLLDERGPLDVTTFLDFAVRISAALGHIHHHGVIHKDIKPQNIIVNPTTGVLKLTDFSLAVGLSLEVVPPEIPTHLTGTLAYMAPEQTGRMNRGVDYRADLYALGATFFELLTDRRVFTTNTPLELLHAHVALAPRSPRDLVPEVPECLAAIVLKLLAKAPEERYQSVWGLIADLKECQRQLREGNPAGSFPLGTEDHSHQFRTPQGLHGRGSEIALLTRTYARASTEHGQFLLISGPAGIGKSSLVNELYRVTAASRGRMAIGKCDQLLRSEPFDAVRQALQHLVRQTLGEGEEETALARERLQEVLGANAAVLVEAVPEIRALVGDRPPPAPLPASESRNRLNMVLARTLQAFATPERPLALFLDDLQWTDSATLTLLQTLARDPSTWHLLLVGAYRDAEVSTTHPLTLALDELRATGITWEHLHLAPLNIEEVARMVHEAIAAEAGRELDLARLIHSRTGGNPFSIKLFLRFLYEQGLLRFDMRSHQWEWDLAHLEAQEIPDDMAALRATESYRLPPETRALLRLAACLGMTFGFRDLRVAHGTTAGETARILWTAIEHRFVLPLGKDYVLLDPQGGAVESTDLDVPFRFQHDRIRQAAYSLIPENERAAWHLEVGLRLYEDARATKTLDERMFAILPHLGHAPERITSDSLRLELADLYLAAGRRAKSSGSYRTACELFRTGGVLIPPAAREREHERTFALQKELAESHYLAGDIDAATSGFATLLAQVRTPLQRANVLCLQATLSTLGDRHAESLEYALEGLRLLGIDIPTTPDDATLVRELRTVKEALARRDTAELLALPRMSDPSAQLASELMGTIAISAYYASQKLLVLLTLQQIRLSLEHGNNRFLPYGYTSFGFVVSTLLDDPVVGRRVGLLGVELATQFKDPMQYARTLCIQAGFIDHWTQSARVGISQLAEAYKILLESGDWKYAGDCFTLLSWRRLALGDPLLELLAENQKFINSLSTQKDPDNHYMHWAFRQTLLLLTGAQDVPQQAIQLSHLQWPAAKAFVAMVLLEQHYLLRQPSQAMTLAEEGTPLMRAAPGVFLLTTHAFYHALSAASVYPGASESRKQELLAVMEQQRAYLEKCAHRAPENFSPYHLLVRAELARVTGQHIEAHTLYEQAIAAARASGFTSVEAIACEQAFRFQADLSRLPLAAAYLVESLNAYERWGAAGKVHLLVAEQSHLLQTYTGTLGAWEHKLQRAGSPAARPLGGEYPEFQSGPDLSSTESLNEALDVSSVMKASQTISSELHFPQLAANLIDILMKSTGAQRGVLVLQREDDFFVEATGEVGSGSGPLDSAQRLAHSDALCQTVAAFVLQTGSPLLIDDASAQEPYRDEPYIARRNVRSVLCAPILHRRQVLGLFYLENNLIAGAFNSNRLRVLGMLSAQAAISLENAGLYRKLAESNRTLEHRVQERTEQLHQKNAELQRALESLKAMQAQIITQEKLASLGSLTAGIAHELKNPLNFVKNFSELSLELLPELSEAVNRARATSKREELDALMNELKQNISKVSEHEQRASGIINGMLRHARNNRGEPQPTSINQLVEETLRLVQQGLRARNPPRHVTVDISFDEAVPQLRLVPEDLRRVILNLLDNACYAAQEKARRPEMVEPPRLKVSTRWTGSEVEIRVRDNGQGVPASLRDKLFTPFFTTKPAGEGTGLGLSLSHDIIVALGGKLRVESEEGHYTEFTVVLPGKLARPSA